The following proteins are encoded in a genomic region of Salvia miltiorrhiza cultivar Shanhuang (shh) unplaced genomic scaffold, IMPLAD_Smil_shh fragScaff_scaffold_66:::fragment_1, whole genome shotgun sequence:
- the LOC131003071 gene encoding probable galactinol--sucrose galactosyltransferase 6, protein MTITPAVRIAERKLVVKERTILKDVPENVVATSSEAAEGVFLGAVFEEASSRHVISLGTIRDVRFLACFRFKLWWMAQRMGSRGRDIPLETQFLLVESNDVYTVFLPLIDGPFKACLQGGPADNLDLCIESGDADATASSFTHAVYIGSGTDPFATIHEAINAVKLQLGTFKLRTEKKLPGIVDYFGWCTWDAFYQEVTQEGVEAGLESLKAGGAPPKFVIIDDGWQSTESDQPDKEKEKEKERELGAPKLQRLTGIKENEKFQKQDPAAGIKSIVKIAKEKHELKYVYVWHAITGYWGGVRPGVKEMEHYDPAMQYPKLCKGVMENEPGWKTDAIAIEGLGLVNPKNVYRFYNELHSYLSAAGIDGVKVDAQCILETLGAGLGGRVEITKQYHQALDASVARNFPDNGCIACMSHNLESLYCSKQTSIVRASDDFYPRDPVSHTIHIAAVAYNSVFLGEVMLTDWDMFHSLHPAAEYHGSARAISGGPVYVSDAPGKHNFDLLRKLVLPDGTILRARLPGRPTKDCLFSDPARDGVSLLKIWNMNKYSGVVGVYNCQGAAWNSEERKNTFHKTNSEAITGYVRGSDVHLIAEAAVDADWDGKVAVYAQRSATLLTVADSVVLPVSLKVLDHEVFTVTPIKTLSSAASFAPLGLIDMFNGGGALEGLKYEAAGVSMEVKGCGRFGAYSSAKPSKCRVGSDAVEFEYEAASGLLSFELAEMPVDKVHCVEIEL, encoded by the exons ATGACGATCACGCCGGCTGTTCGGATCGCGGAGAGGAAGCTGGTGGTGAAGGAGCGGACGATCCTGAAGGACGTGCCGGAGAATGTGGTGGCGACGTCGAGCGAGGCGGCGGAGGGGGTGTTCCTGGGGGCGGTGTTCGAGGAGGCGAGCAGCCGACACGTGATCTCGCTGGGTACGATCCGCGACGTGCGGTTCCTTGCGTGCTTCCGGTTCAAGCTGTGGTGGATGGCGCAGCGGATGGGCTCGCGCGGGCGCGACATCCCTCTGGAGACGCAGTTCCTCCTGGTGGAGTCCAACGACGTCTACACCGTCTTCCTCCCCCTCATCGACGGCCCCTTCAAGGCCTGTCTCCAGGGCGGCCCCGCCGACAACCTCGACCTCTGCATCGAGAGCGGCGACGCCGACGCCACCGCCTCCTCCTTCACCCACGCCGTCTACATCGGCTCCGGCACCGACCCCTTCGCCACCATACACGAGGCCATCAACGCCGTCAAGCTGCAACTCGGGACCTTCAAGCTGCGCACCGAGAAGAAGCTCCCCGGCATCGTGGACTACTTCGGCTGGTGCACGTGGGACGCCTTCTACCAGGAGGTCACTCAGGAGGGCGTGGAGGCCGGCCTCGAGAGCCTCAAGGCCGGCGGCGCCCCGCCCAAGTTCGTCATCATCGACGACGGCTGGCAGTCCACGGAATCCGACCAGCCAGacaaggagaaggagaaggagaaggaaaGGGAGCTGGGCGCGCCGAAGCTGCAGCGGCTGACCGGGATCAAGGAAAACGAGAAATTCCAAAAGCAGGATCCGGCGGCGGGGATCAAGAGCATCGTGAAGATCGCCAAGGAGAAGCACGAGCTGAAATACGTGTACGTGTGGCACGCCATCACGGGGTACTGGGGCGGGGTGAGGCCCGGCGTGAAGGAGATGGAGCACTACGATCCCGCGATGCAGTATCCCAAGCTGTGCAAGGGCGTCATGGAGAACGAGCCTGGCTGGAAGACCGACGCCATCGCCATTGAAGGACTAGGCCTCGTCAATCCCAAAAATGTTTACAGGTTCTACAACGAGCTCCACAGCTACTTGAGCGCTGCCGGGATTGACGGCGTCAAAGTTGACGCTCAGTGCATTCTCGAGACGCTCGGCGCCGGCCTCGGAGGCCGCGTCGAGATCACCAAGCAGTATCATCAAGCACTCGACGCCTCCGTCGCCCGCAATTTCCCTGATAATGGATGCATTGCCTGCATGAGCCACAACCTCGAATCGCTTTACTG CTCAAAGCAGACTAGTATAGTGAGAGCGTCCGATGATTTCTACCCGCGAGATCCGGTGTCGCACACCATCCACATCGCCGCCGTGGCCTACAACAGCGTCTTCCTCGGCGAGGTGATGCTCACGGACTGGGACATGTTCCACTCTCTCCACCCGGCGGCCGAGTACCACGGCTCCGCCAGAGCTATAAGCGGCGGGCCTGTCTATGTCAG TGATGCGCCTGGGAAGCACAACTTTGATCTTCTAAGGAAGCTCGTTTTGCCCGACGGCACCATCCTCCGCGCCCGCCTCCCTGGCCGCCCCACCAAGGACTGCCTCTTCTCCGACCCCGCCCGCGACGGCGTTAG CTTGTTGAAGATATGGAACATGAACAAGTACAGCGGAGTGGTGGGAGTGTACAACTGCCAAGGTGCGGCGTGGAACAGCGAGGAGAGGAAGAACACATTCCACAAGACAAACTCGGAGGCTATAACAGGGTACGTTAGAGGCAGCGACGTCCACCTCATAGCAGAGGCCGCCGTCGACGCCGATTGGGACGGCAAAGTAGCCGTCTACGCTCAGCGCAGCGCCACGCTTCTCACTGTGGCCGACAGCGTGGTCTTGCCGGTGTCGCTCAAGGTGCTCGACCACGAGGTCTTCACAGTCACGCCGATTAAGACActctcctccgccgcctcctTCGCCCCGCTAGGCCTCATCGACATGTTCAACGGCGGCGGAGCGTTGGAGGGGTTGAAATACGAGGCGGCCGGCGTGTCCATGGAGGTGAAAGGCTGCGGGCGCTTCGGCGCATACTCTTCGGCGAAGCCCAGCAAGTGCAGGGTGGGATCGGATGCGGTTGAGTTCGAATATGAGGCCGCGTCTGGGTTGCTGAGCTTCGAGTTGGCTGAGATGCCTGTTGACAAAGTTCACTGTGTTGAGATTGAGTTATGA